A region of Maribacter algicola DNA encodes the following proteins:
- a CDS encoding DEAD/DEAH box helicase — protein sequence MNQTANYIKQRLSLREPLQDSLDIVAQLCQELELKKEVDLTVELEKVKAHFPTCTDFERDFVSIAFSIATGVGKTRLMGAIVAYLYLQKGVKNFFILAPNLTIYDKLIEDFGNPAYHKYVFNGISEFVHNRPVVITGDNYAQQGALFSDSEIRINIFNIAKFNSDNRGTKQGGVSLAPKIKRLSEYLGQSYWEYLSGLEDLVILMDEAHRYHADASKNAINELKPILGLEMTATPFDEKGKQFKNIVFEYSLAQALSDGKYVKNPAIATRKNFQKGSLSDREVEIIKLEDAISIHQDTKNELEIYSKNNEVKLVKPFILVVCRDISHAKEIYELINTDGFYDGQYKGKVLQIDSSTKKEEDIEQQFISLESPDNEIEIVIHVNMLKEGWDVTNLYTIVPLRAANAGILVEQTIGRGLRLPYEGKRTGVDKIDKLTVVAHENFNAVIEAAQDPNSVLNKMSFVEIAEEDLSTKTVVVTSQPVMEQTFVKEQEKINVIVNPQDKQKAQNNLDAKKAIINVLPDFGSLPEVRRVEDLSKEEVKRKVIRQVEKNLSEGQGNLFAAEIVAEAKEVYDSMVTEYKKNIIEIPRMDLVQGETRAEFKTFDLDITGFNFQALEQEIIRMGLKDKQVETLKAKSSGSYGNPIKLIIAELIDYPEIDYDENAELLYHLATQAYEAIKANISNEEELPSAIFQFKAAIAEKVYNQMKQHFQLHSADYVAPRVFPFIRIEQWSFSSLVNAGYKDYRDIVSPTNMIPKYVFRGFEKACHFEYKFDSKAEQDLAFVLENEATVIKWLRPAPNQFRIYWDNNSKRYEPDFIVESESTIYMLEVKRSDQTEEESVLAKKVAAERFCKYASEYTVANQGKEWKYLILPHNEVNRTVSFSYLTSKFLNE from the coding sequence ATGAATCAAACAGCAAATTATATAAAACAACGCTTATCACTTCGTGAACCGCTTCAAGATTCACTCGATATTGTGGCTCAACTTTGTCAAGAATTAGAGCTAAAAAAAGAAGTCGATTTAACAGTAGAATTAGAAAAAGTAAAAGCTCATTTTCCTACTTGCACCGATTTTGAAAGAGATTTTGTTTCTATTGCTTTTTCAATTGCCACAGGTGTAGGTAAAACCCGTTTAATGGGTGCTATTGTAGCCTATTTATACTTACAAAAAGGCGTTAAAAACTTTTTCATTTTAGCACCTAACTTGACTATTTACGACAAACTCATAGAAGATTTTGGCAATCCTGCCTATCACAAATATGTGTTTAATGGTATATCAGAATTTGTACACAACAGACCCGTTGTAATTACAGGAGACAACTATGCACAACAAGGAGCATTGTTTTCAGATTCCGAAATTCGCATCAATATTTTCAATATTGCCAAGTTCAATTCCGACAACAGAGGCACAAAGCAAGGTGGGGTTTCTTTAGCTCCAAAAATCAAAAGATTATCCGAGTATTTAGGGCAATCCTATTGGGAATATTTATCAGGTTTGGAAGATTTAGTTATTCTAATGGACGAAGCACACCGCTACCACGCAGATGCTTCTAAAAATGCCATAAATGAGCTAAAGCCCATTTTAGGCTTAGAAATGACTGCAACTCCATTTGATGAAAAAGGAAAACAATTCAAAAACATAGTTTTTGAATATTCCTTAGCCCAAGCATTATCAGATGGTAAGTATGTAAAGAACCCAGCTATTGCCACTCGTAAGAATTTCCAAAAAGGCTCTTTATCCGATAGAGAGGTAGAAATCATCAAATTAGAAGATGCAATAAGCATACACCAAGACACCAAAAACGAATTGGAAATCTATTCCAAAAACAACGAAGTGAAATTGGTAAAACCGTTCATATTGGTGGTTTGTAGAGACATTTCTCACGCCAAAGAAATATACGAACTCATCAATACAGATGGGTTTTATGATGGGCAATACAAAGGCAAAGTATTACAAATAGATTCATCAACTAAAAAGGAGGAAGATATTGAGCAACAGTTTATTTCATTAGAAAGTCCAGATAACGAAATAGAAATTGTAATCCACGTTAATATGCTAAAAGAGGGTTGGGATGTTACCAACCTATACACTATTGTGCCACTTCGTGCCGCCAATGCAGGTATTTTAGTAGAACAAACCATTGGCAGAGGGTTAAGATTACCTTATGAGGGCAAACGAACAGGAGTAGATAAAATTGATAAATTAACGGTAGTAGCTCACGAAAACTTCAATGCTGTTATTGAAGCAGCCCAAGACCCTAATTCTGTATTAAACAAAATGAGTTTTGTAGAAATAGCCGAAGAAGATTTATCTACCAAAACCGTAGTGGTTACCTCTCAACCAGTAATGGAGCAAACTTTTGTAAAGGAGCAGGAGAAAATCAATGTCATTGTTAACCCCCAAGACAAACAAAAGGCACAAAACAACTTAGATGCTAAAAAAGCAATAATCAATGTACTTCCTGATTTTGGCAGTTTACCCGAAGTAAGACGGGTAGAAGATTTAAGCAAAGAGGAAGTTAAGCGTAAAGTAATAAGGCAAGTAGAAAAAAACCTATCCGAAGGTCAAGGAAATCTATTTGCAGCTGAAATTGTAGCAGAAGCCAAAGAGGTGTATGACTCAATGGTTACCGAGTACAAGAAGAACATCATTGAAATACCTCGTATGGACTTGGTGCAAGGCGAAACAAGAGCCGAGTTCAAAACCTTTGATTTAGATATTACAGGATTTAATTTTCAAGCCTTAGAGCAAGAAATTATCCGAATGGGTTTAAAAGATAAGCAAGTAGAAACACTCAAAGCAAAATCAAGCGGTTCGTATGGGAATCCAATAAAACTAATCATTGCAGAATTAATTGATTACCCTGAAATTGATTATGATGAAAATGCAGAGTTGCTGTATCATTTAGCCACCCAAGCCTACGAAGCTATCAAAGCCAATATAAGCAACGAAGAAGAATTGCCTTCGGCAATCTTCCAATTCAAAGCAGCAATAGCGGAAAAGGTTTACAATCAAATGAAACAGCACTTTCAGTTGCATTCAGCTGATTATGTTGCCCCAAGAGTATTTCCATTTATACGCATAGAGCAATGGAGTTTCTCATCATTGGTAAATGCAGGCTACAAAGACTATCGAGATATTGTAAGTCCTACCAATATGATTCCTAAATATGTATTCAGAGGTTTTGAAAAAGCTTGTCATTTTGAATACAAGTTTGATAGTAAAGCCGAACAAGATTTAGCATTTGTATTAGAAAATGAAGCAACCGTTATAAAGTGGTTAAGGCCAGCACCCAACCAGTTCCGAATTTATTGGGATAACAACTCCAAAAGGTATGAACCTGACTTTATTGTAGAATCAGAAAGTACCATTTATATGCTTGAAGTTAAAAGGTCAGACCAAACCGAAGAAGAATCTGTATTAGCCAAGAAAGTAGCAGCGGAACGATTCTGTAAGTACGCTTCTGAATACACAGTAGCCAATCAAGGCAAAGAATGGAAATACTTAATTCTGCCGCACAACGAAGTAAATAGAACAGTAAGTTTTTCTTATCTAACTTCTAAATTTTTGAATGAGTAG
- a CDS encoding protein-export chaperone SecB: MSNPSTSNIQFESFSVRESHIKFNEPGKYKINIQFTPKGYIFINLNQFHLKLDVNIKDAEDKFEIKLSTISVFTYPEEASVDEYKQSLFILNAPAIVFPYIRAYISSLTALSGMPTLTLPTLNMANLGEELKANLSEVLD, translated from the coding sequence GTGAGTAATCCGTCTACTTCAAATATCCAATTTGAAAGCTTTTCAGTAAGAGAAAGCCATATAAAATTCAATGAGCCTGGGAAGTATAAAATTAATATTCAATTCACTCCTAAAGGATATATTTTCATTAATTTAAATCAGTTCCATCTAAAATTAGATGTAAATATTAAGGATGCTGAAGATAAATTTGAAATTAAATTAAGTACTATATCTGTTTTTACATACCCTGAAGAGGCAAGTGTTGATGAATACAAGCAGAGTTTGTTTATCCTTAATGCCCCTGCAATAGTTTTTCCATATATACGAGCCTATATAAGTTCTTTGACCGCTTTATCGGGTATGCCTACTCTTACCTTGCCTACCTTAAATATGGCTAATTTAGGTGAAGAGTTAAAAGCTAATTTATCCGAAGTTTTGGATTAA
- a CDS encoding site-specific DNA-methyltransferase: MAKKNLQKLELTWIGKGEEPKLEPRILIESPEYSYGDPNSPNMLIHGDNLLALKALEQDYAGKVKCIYIDPPFNTGAAFEHYDDGVEHSIWLDLMSRRFRILHNLLAKDGVMFVHLDDNEAAYCKVLLDDIFGRSNYINQIINATNKPFGFKSTSGGLFKQANHIFFYAKNKFEFNLNASKLFIEKGYDTQYKYVFLNPDDDRESWKWDTISNVIAKNQGYANAREAKKKIEDFELQVAMFAIENADNVFRTASVSGGAYLKRKETILKSKSIKDKIVTHPNDDMDYLFIGGERVLSYKERLKEIDGYKLPGELITDIWTDISIEGLANEGGVDFPKGKKPEKLIERCIDMTTQEGDLVLDSFLGSGTTAAVAHKMKRKYIGIELGEQAHTHCRTRLQNIVTGKDLSGISKAQNWQGGGGFKFYTLAPSLLKKDKFGNEIINPSYNADMLAAAMAKQEGFKYQPHESSYWKQGQSSEQDFIFTTTQFLTVEALDSIKDEMQPGETLLICCKSFQKECKGKFGNITIKKIPLMLLGRCEYGKEDYSLNIINMPSEDDSDNQPIEDDSSVLKINQENQKGTQPKLF; encoded by the coding sequence ATGGCAAAGAAGAATTTACAAAAACTCGAACTCACTTGGATAGGCAAAGGCGAAGAACCTAAGCTAGAACCTCGTATTCTCATAGAAAGCCCAGAGTACAGCTATGGCGACCCCAATAGCCCCAATATGCTCATACACGGAGACAACCTCCTTGCCCTAAAAGCCCTCGAACAAGACTATGCAGGCAAAGTAAAGTGCATTTACATAGACCCGCCTTTTAATACAGGTGCAGCATTTGAGCATTATGATGATGGAGTAGAGCACTCAATTTGGCTGGACTTGATGTCAAGGCGATTTAGAATACTACATAATCTTTTAGCAAAAGATGGAGTAATGTTTGTTCATTTAGATGATAATGAAGCCGCTTATTGTAAGGTTTTATTAGATGATATATTTGGTCGTTCAAACTATATCAATCAAATTATAAATGCAACGAACAAGCCTTTTGGCTTTAAGAGCACTTCAGGAGGGCTTTTTAAACAAGCAAATCATATATTTTTCTACGCAAAAAATAAATTCGAGTTTAATTTAAATGCATCAAAACTTTTCATTGAGAAAGGATATGATACGCAATATAAATATGTTTTTCTGAACCCTGATGATGATAGAGAAAGTTGGAAGTGGGATACTATATCTAATGTAATTGCTAAAAATCAGGGATATGCTAATGCAAGGGAAGCAAAGAAAAAAATAGAGGATTTTGAATTACAAGTTGCAATGTTTGCCATTGAAAATGCTGATAATGTTTTCAGAACTGCTTCTGTTTCTGGTGGTGCTTATTTAAAAAGAAAGGAAACAATACTCAAATCTAAATCGATAAAAGATAAAATTGTAACTCATCCAAATGATGATATGGATTACCTCTTTATAGGTGGTGAAAGAGTGCTATCATATAAAGAAAGGCTAAAGGAAATAGACGGTTATAAGTTGCCAGGTGAACTTATCACAGATATTTGGACAGATATTTCAATTGAAGGTCTTGCTAATGAGGGAGGTGTAGATTTTCCAAAAGGTAAGAAACCCGAAAAATTGATAGAAAGATGTATTGATATGACAACTCAAGAAGGAGACTTGGTTTTAGATTCATTTTTAGGTTCAGGTACTACAGCAGCTGTTGCTCATAAAATGAAAAGAAAATACATTGGAATTGAATTAGGAGAACAAGCACACACACATTGTCGAACAAGATTACAAAATATAGTAACAGGCAAAGATTTGTCGGGTATTTCTAAGGCTCAAAACTGGCAAGGCGGTGGCGGGTTTAAGTTTTACACCTTAGCCCCAAGCCTTTTAAAGAAAGATAAGTTTGGTAACGAAATCATCAACCCAAGCTACAATGCTGATATGTTGGCAGCCGCTATGGCTAAGCAAGAGGGTTTTAAATACCAACCCCACGAAAGCAGCTATTGGAAACAAGGGCAAAGCAGTGAGCAGGATTTTATTTTTACCACTACCCAATTCCTTACTGTAGAAGCTTTAGACAGCATCAAAGACGAAATGCAACCAGGCGAAACCTTGTTGATTTGTTGTAAGTCTTTCCAAAAGGAATGCAAAGGCAAGTTTGGCAACATCACCATCAAGAAAATACCTTTAATGCTCTTAGGTAGATGCGAATATGGTAAGGAAGATTACAGCTTAAATATTATCAATATGCCGTCAGAAGATGATAGCGATAACCAACCAATTGAGGATGATAGCAGTGTTTTAAAAATTAATCAAGAAAACCAAAAAGGCACTCAACCAAAATTATTCTAA
- a CDS encoding TonB-dependent receptor — translation MRKDSLSYIALVVFFLGTFSSYGQGNQEKELLKEVLETLSERYQVQFNYESDILDNVFVERLSPNSSLGKHLQAYQLQTGLRFARVGSSIYTITKPYTICGYLRDVLYREPLEGATIMTSTERVVSKADGSFQITVSAPDEIVEIRFLGFVTLTPKAETFATGTCPIIEMNEEITQIDPVVLEGYLVRGIDRKGDGSTAINFSSFTALPGLIETDVLQAVQSLPGVVSVDETVSNINIRGGSHDQNLILWDGIKMYQSGHFFGLISSFNPQITKEVKVVTNGTDASYTDGVSGSIHMTTDSHLQEQFKGSLGLNFISADVFADIPVGERSSLQLAARRSLNDVFNTSIYDTYFNRVIQQTEIEDNEENVVNSNQEFNFYDTSIRWLYHPTEKDRIRLNFIVFGNNLDFDETSSVNQESVTRGSGLVQNSVAVGLGYERTWNDTFSTTIDAYNTDYKLQGINSDVLQGQRFLQVNTVSETGIRLKGAYRWNNFMGTMGYQAIESEVINENDIDIPRFLRRDSEVLLEHAVFLQGRYRNNNGGFTFNPGVRLNYNGKFDEFLVEPRISLRKKLGNNFHLEALGELKHQNVSQIVNFQNDFLGVERRRWQLTDNDSIPILRSKQGSLGLQFAKAGWLVDATGYVKEVEGITTQSQSFTTKYEFRKEQGSYDVLGLDMLIRKQVSNFSSWLSYSYMVNNYNFENLEESRFPSNFDNTHSVTFGTTYSNDFLDFSAGINYRTGKPTSVPVLNNEVVDGDINFDDANNTRLPDYLRIDMSAIYKIKLIHGLNSKIGASLWNVLNKENAINDYYRLGLDNSPNQITRFALGTTLNVMVRLNF, via the coding sequence ATGCGGAAAGATAGCCTTTCATATATTGCCCTCGTCGTTTTCTTTTTGGGAACTTTCTCCAGCTACGGACAAGGGAACCAAGAAAAAGAGTTGCTCAAGGAAGTCCTCGAGACTTTATCGGAAAGGTATCAGGTGCAGTTTAATTACGAAAGCGATATTTTAGATAACGTATTTGTGGAAAGATTGTCCCCAAACTCATCCTTGGGGAAACATCTCCAGGCCTATCAATTACAAACGGGGTTACGGTTTGCACGGGTGGGCAGTTCCATATATACCATAACAAAACCGTACACGATATGTGGTTATCTAAGGGATGTGCTTTACCGGGAACCACTGGAAGGAGCGACCATTATGACAAGCACGGAGCGTGTGGTAAGTAAGGCCGATGGTTCTTTTCAAATCACCGTAAGTGCTCCTGATGAAATCGTGGAGATTCGGTTTTTGGGGTTTGTTACCTTAACGCCCAAGGCCGAAACTTTTGCGACGGGTACGTGCCCGATCATTGAGATGAACGAGGAAATCACCCAAATAGATCCTGTAGTCCTGGAGGGGTACCTCGTACGGGGAATAGATAGAAAGGGAGATGGAAGTACCGCCATAAATTTTTCAAGTTTTACCGCTTTGCCCGGTTTGATAGAAACCGATGTCCTACAGGCCGTGCAATCGCTGCCCGGCGTGGTAAGTGTGGATGAAACGGTATCCAATATAAATATTAGGGGAGGGTCGCACGACCAAAACCTGATTCTTTGGGACGGCATCAAGATGTACCAATCCGGCCATTTTTTTGGTCTTATATCCAGTTTCAACCCACAGATTACAAAAGAGGTAAAAGTGGTCACGAATGGTACGGACGCCTCGTATACCGATGGTGTTTCGGGGAGTATCCACATGACCACGGATTCGCATTTACAGGAGCAATTTAAAGGAAGTCTAGGATTGAATTTTATAAGTGCCGATGTTTTTGCGGATATTCCTGTAGGAGAAAGGTCTTCTTTACAATTGGCGGCAAGACGATCGTTGAACGATGTTTTTAATACATCGATTTACGATACGTATTTCAATCGGGTCATCCAACAAACGGAAATAGAGGATAACGAGGAGAACGTGGTAAACTCCAATCAGGAATTTAATTTTTACGATACTTCGATACGATGGTTGTACCATCCAACGGAAAAGGACCGTATTAGACTCAATTTTATCGTTTTTGGAAATAACCTCGATTTTGATGAAACCTCCTCCGTGAACCAGGAGTCGGTCACAAGGGGCAGTGGCCTGGTACAGAACAGCGTTGCGGTAGGTTTGGGATACGAGCGAACTTGGAACGATACATTTTCAACAACCATAGATGCCTATAATACAGATTACAAACTTCAAGGGATAAATTCAGATGTGCTACAGGGGCAACGGTTTTTACAAGTAAATACGGTATCGGAAACAGGTATACGACTAAAAGGGGCCTATAGATGGAACAATTTTATGGGCACCATGGGCTACCAGGCAATAGAATCGGAAGTTATTAATGAAAACGATATTGATATCCCCAGGTTTTTAAGAAGGGATTCTGAAGTGCTTCTGGAACATGCCGTTTTTCTTCAGGGTCGTTATCGTAACAACAACGGGGGATTCACCTTTAACCCTGGAGTCCGTTTAAACTATAATGGGAAATTTGATGAATTCTTGGTTGAGCCCAGAATTAGTTTAAGGAAGAAATTGGGTAACAATTTCCATTTGGAGGCTTTGGGTGAATTGAAGCACCAAAATGTTTCCCAAATCGTAAATTTTCAAAACGATTTCCTAGGCGTGGAACGAAGAAGGTGGCAATTGACGGATAATGACAGTATACCCATTTTAAGGAGCAAACAGGGCTCTTTGGGACTTCAATTTGCAAAAGCGGGTTGGCTGGTAGATGCTACGGGATATGTGAAGGAAGTGGAGGGTATTACCACCCAGAGCCAAAGTTTTACCACAAAGTATGAATTCCGAAAGGAGCAGGGCAGTTATGATGTCCTTGGTTTGGATATGCTCATAAGAAAACAGGTTTCCAACTTTAGTAGTTGGCTCAGTTACTCCTACATGGTCAACAACTACAACTTTGAAAACTTGGAAGAGAGCAGGTTTCCCAGCAACTTTGACAATACCCACTCCGTAACTTTTGGCACCACCTATTCAAATGATTTTTTGGATTTTTCGGCCGGTATAAACTATAGAACCGGCAAACCTACCTCCGTGCCCGTTTTAAACAATGAAGTGGTTGATGGTGATATAAATTTTGATGATGCCAATAATACCAGATTACCGGATTATTTGCGAATAGATATGTCCGCCATCTACAAGATTAAACTTATCCATGGTCTTAATTCAAAAATTGGTGCATCCTTATGGAACGTGTTGAACAAGGAAAACGCCATAAACGACTATTATAGGCTAGGGCTAGACAATTCCCCAAACCAAATTACGCGCTTTGCATTGGGTACCACTTTGAACGTTATGGTACGACTGAATTTTTAA
- a CDS encoding RNA polymerase sigma factor has product MTKELHSNVCDKTLFSSLYEKYAPGLNDILYYKYGANLNPGDKVQEAFIKMWENCSKVTVQTAKSFLYTVSNNMMLNEIKHQKVVLNYKKVSPKDYTNETPEFLMRKEQFMERYEKVLSSLKPEQREAFVLNQIEGKTHQEIADSIGVTRKVVGHRIYAAFDILKEHLEEFRLK; this is encoded by the coding sequence TTGACCAAAGAATTACATTCCAATGTTTGCGATAAAACACTGTTTTCCAGTTTGTATGAAAAGTATGCTCCCGGACTGAACGACATCCTTTACTATAAATACGGGGCAAACCTAAACCCGGGCGATAAGGTTCAGGAAGCTTTCATAAAGATGTGGGAGAATTGCTCCAAGGTAACGGTGCAGACCGCAAAATCCTTTTTATACACGGTATCCAATAATATGATGCTCAACGAGATCAAGCATCAAAAAGTCGTACTTAACTATAAGAAGGTATCTCCTAAGGACTATACAAATGAAACGCCCGAGTTTTTAATGCGCAAGGAACAGTTTATGGAACGCTATGAAAAGGTGCTTTCCAGTTTAAAGCCGGAACAACGGGAGGCATTCGTACTGAACCAAATAGAAGGGAAGACCCATCAAGAGATCGCGGATTCCATAGGAGTGACCAGAAAAGTGGTGGGACATCGCATTTATGCCGCCTTTGATATTCTCAAGGAGCATCTGGAAGAGTTTCGGTTAAAATAA
- a CDS encoding FecR family protein gives MEKEYLIKKWLDDQLTPEESKAFDALEESAFYKEIKMEGRRFKGQNPSELPSFQVLEQKLVARKSSATRVSDWLLRIAAVFVLGLGLYVFYTKSGENLIETQLAQKELIELPDSSMVTLNELSELGFNENTWDNERTVTLSGEAFFKVAKGKKFDVQTAQGIVRVMGTQFNVQVSDEVFSVICYEGLVQVLYGTDKIELPAGNAYRIINGNVEAFTVSVVEPEWLKNMKVFENASFKIVFKALEDHYNIRIETEAIVSDKEFTGAFELDNLENALKAVTKTLNLTYERSIGREFGLN, from the coding sequence ATGGAAAAGGAATACCTCATAAAAAAATGGTTGGACGATCAGTTGACCCCCGAAGAGTCCAAGGCCTTCGACGCTTTGGAGGAAAGTGCTTTCTACAAGGAAATCAAGATGGAAGGCAGGCGGTTTAAGGGACAAAATCCTTCTGAATTGCCCAGTTTCCAGGTATTGGAGCAAAAATTAGTCGCTAGGAAATCAAGCGCCACAAGAGTTTCAGATTGGCTGTTGAGGATTGCCGCCGTGTTTGTTTTGGGGTTAGGGCTCTATGTTTTTTACACTAAAAGTGGAGAAAATTTGATAGAGACCCAATTGGCACAGAAGGAACTGATCGAGTTGCCCGATAGTTCCATGGTAACATTGAACGAGCTATCAGAACTCGGTTTCAATGAAAACACTTGGGACAATGAGCGTACCGTAACATTAAGCGGGGAGGCCTTTTTTAAGGTGGCCAAAGGCAAAAAGTTCGATGTGCAAACCGCGCAAGGGATTGTTAGGGTAATGGGTACCCAATTCAATGTACAGGTATCTGACGAAGTGTTTAGTGTCATTTGTTACGAAGGTCTTGTTCAGGTACTATATGGCACTGATAAAATTGAGCTTCCTGCCGGAAATGCCTATAGGATAATCAATGGAAATGTCGAAGCCTTCACCGTCTCCGTTGTAGAGCCGGAGTGGCTTAAAAATATGAAGGTTTTTGAAAATGCATCTTTCAAAATCGTGTTTAAAGCGCTTGAGGACCACTACAATATACGCATAGAAACGGAGGCCATAGTTAGTGATAAGGAGTTTACGGGAGCCTTTGAGTTGGACAATTTGGAAAATGCGTTAAAGGCCGTCACCAAAACACTGAATTTGACCTATGAGAGATCGATCGGGCGAGAATTTGGTCTTAATTAG